The Epinephelus lanceolatus isolate andai-2023 chromosome 13, ASM4190304v1, whole genome shotgun sequence genomic interval gtataataatacctGCTGCTcttatagatgtataataatacctGCCGCActtatagatgtataataacagCTGCTGCActtatagatgtataataatacctGCTGCTcttatagatgtataataatacctGCTGCTCTTAcagatgtataataatacctGCTGCTCTTACACATGTACATTAGTACCCGCCGCACTCCGCCGCTAGGCTTCCCATCGGCCTATCGCTGCTCTCCTACACGCTGACGACAACACCCGGAAGTGCCGAGCtgcttgctttgttttgttttggtagTGGGAGTTGGAGAAGAGGGAGCCAGGAAGAGGTCCGCTCGGTCCGGGAGAGAACCGCTCACTAAATGGGGAGAGCCACATCGGGGATGGAAGATGACGGACCGATAACTGACGCCTGTAACATGCCGAGCTTCATCAGCAGTCTGGAGGAAGGGAGGGCGAAATTGTCCCGCAACCTGCCGACGGAAACTTCCCTCACGGACGGTAAAGTTGAGCGGTCGGTCAGAGATTTGAGCCGCCGTGTCAGCAGATCAAACTCTCGGTTATCGCTGGACGGGGGCGAGCGAGAGTCGGAGGAGAGGAGCAGCGAGGAGGAGAAGGATGCGAagggcaacaacaacaacaactgcaacagcggaggaggagagaggaggagggcgaGCGCTGTCGAGATTTTGAGGAGGAATTTCGGGGTTTCAAAGTCTCCCTCCGTGTATCTGAACACTAACAGTCGGAGTAATGGCGGCGCCGAGCACGAGCCCCGCGAAGGAGCCGTTACTAACGACGTTTCAAACGGTTATGAAAGTGAATGTAGCGAATGTAAAAAGTCGGAGCGGGAACCGGGCGACGCGGGGACTAAAAACGAGCCAACCTCCAGCGACTTGACTTCGGATGTACAAGGAGTTGAATTTTTAACATGTCACCGCCATCATAAATGTGACAGTGACGTCAACACGACCACTTTAGACGAGTCCTTCAACAGTAAGGAACACATCTACTGCACTGTCTACTGCATCGCTAACGACAGCCTCCGAACAGACGTTGAAATCACAGACGATGAAACCATCCCATGTGACGCACCAGAAATGGACTTGGAGCCCGGACAGGACGCGGGTTCGAGTCCCGAACCGGTTCTCTACACACTGGACGACCTGGTGGACCCTTTCGGGAACATAACACACCGGTTTTCCATGCCTGAGCAGGCCGGTGCAGAGACAGCGTTGCAGAGTTGCCGGGTGTGCCTGGAGGAGAAAACCATCGCACCCTTGCCCTGCTGCAGGAAGGCCGTGTGCGATGAGTGTCTGAAGCTCTACGTCAGCCCCCAGGTTGGtagcagggagggagggaggggaggaagaggggggaTTGTTTAGTGCAGCAGGGTGTCACAGTGCCGAGGCTGAGCCTGTCCCAGAACCAGGACTGCTGGGTCAGTCAGCAGCTGGTTCAAGTGTCCTTGAGCTGCAGCagtaacactcacacacagtcctctctgtcacactttgtgttgtgtttgccATCTTATCTACTCCAGGGCAGGGGCGTGGTTCAGATTCTGGGAAGTGCTGAAAAGTACCGAGAGCTGGTACTGAATAACTCGACTCCACATGTTTGGATTAAGGGCCTAAATGGGCTCTCTATTGTAAATTAAAGGAAAACCTCACCCtctcaaatgaccatttgtacttaagtaactcacactgtgttatgttgaatgcCTCTGTGGTAAAAGAAGAATCCAAAagtggagaaaattcttgatgataGAAAGTCATAGGcgtgttaaacaacagcaaaaccatgTACATCTTGTGCAGTATAAACcaattctcatttatccagatgtatgttcagtacttcccaaacagacagctctttcaacacattctcactcccaacttgtcaaatacgcTACACGTGACGCTACACGTTACACCAAGATGCTGGGAGGGGGTGGGAGGATTTAGAAGGATGTCAGATTGAccatattttgtgtcatttaaacTAGACTAGTTTGGGGAACAACTTAGCGCGTCTTTGGTGGTCTATAACGGCTTCGTAGGTGCATCACATCCTTCACTAGGGCAGAATGGGCAGGAGCGTGTTTTTGCTTCCAATTTAATTATGTCAGTCTACGTATTTGTGGGGTTACAAATAATATCATGTTATGTTGGGAGCTAGTTAACACAACATCAGAACCTTTTATACCAAAGAGTGCAGTCAGGATCAGGATCCACAGGTCTGCCCAAGACGTCTGACAGCGACTGAAAAATATTTTGCCAGTATGTTGTGACTCTGGGGCAGTGCCAGAACATTTGGGATAGCAAGGCTGGTGATTGCCCACAATGGTCACATGCTAGACTAATATTTAGATAGATTTTACAGAGCTTATTTTTTGATAAGTGAAGTCTATACAATATTTTGAATTGCAAAAGTCCATGTCTAGCACAAACTGAGGAAGAGTGTACCAGTAATTGGGCTTTTGTTCGTGACTCTTCCAAAATAGCAACCCCCAAATAATTTACCCAGGCTACTTTTAAATAATCTAGGGAGGCCATACAATCGAAATAGGAAAGTGTATTATAAATAACAGAGATTCTTAATTTCCAATTACAAAGGAAATGTACATGTTTCCGtttgttaaatgcatacagtctcttttcagAAGAAGTGTAGTATGCTACACATTCTAGTACACTACATTAAAATAACttgattgacttttggtttcacacaggaaataaacagtggtcttctgggtgaaagttatgagtttgtttgacccatcaaaGTAGCATGAGGTTTGAGATATTCCTAtggtttgacccatccacctcctcttccaCCTGCCCTATGCAGactctcttgctctttatactatggcAGTTGATCGGCTGCCGCCCAATGCATCTTATACCATCAAGATAAAGGTTTCATGAAATTGTTACTGAACATGTGCAGGTCTCCTTATTTCATCACTGACACTCTGCACTAAAATTGGCATGTTTGACAAAAGCTTACACTGTGCACTTTTGGGCTTATTCAGCTGAGTTTCCTTCTTACGGGCTCACCTATTGAAGGAAGATTTCACCATCAGATACTTGTAGTCCGCTGTGTATCATTGTCAGTCTAGTTACAATCCaacaaagcacaagtgtgtccTTCAACTTGGCTCTTCTTCTACACTGTTCTCTTCTCTTCCTTCACCAAAGTGCCTCTTGTTGATGCCAGAAAATACGCCTGAGCAGCACGGAGAGAGCATCACTACAGCAAAGTATTGCTTTATCTCAGTCAAAATATGTCACAATAGGGGTGTAAAATATATTGTGGCTACAATTCATTCTTTGTCCACAATAAGAGCTTCACTTCCCTGAGTCTGGTGATGATTTACTCTTATAGATCAAGGAAGTGAATAATAGATGGATGAAACATTTACCCGCTTTAGAAAAAGTCATCAGAAATGAAAGGCACATTGCCAATCGCTGCTCCCTAACAGAGCTAAAGTGTTTTGGGATGGATTTGTCTTTAAGTGCCTTGATCATGAACTGGTACCATCCTCTGATCATAATCCTGAGTTTGGGAGACGCTACTATCTAAGGCCCTTGCTACTGTTACTGTAATATGCTTTAATCTGTTGagacaaaacagttttttatcAGTCATCCAGTCTGCTTTTTATCTGCAATTATCTTGCTTTGATAACAAGGTGTGAataatcacacaaacacagagacaagcAGAGTCTCCGATAAGCACACGGAGAATGAGATAAGGGTCATGTAAACTATCCTGTGGAGGCGGATTATTTTTCAGTCAATGTACTGCAAATCTTTTTTAGCACACATGCTCGGTGCTAACCCTCAGTGGGTACAGTGAGCATTATGTCACAGAGATCAGAGTATATGCTCACAGATAAGACCCTTGGAGGGGATTCAGTAGACACAGTAGATGCAGCAGGAGAGCGAATGCACTGGTTTGGTACTCACCATGTTGTGCGATGGATTAAACCAATATTAGGAGGTTAGATGTGTTTAAATTCACAGGGAAAATGAGTTTCTCTACATCCTTTCCCTATCAGATGACGTCAAGTACCCCGTCATCGACACTACTTGTAATGCTCCACTTGTGGTGGTATGAATGATACACTTGATGATATTAAAAATTTTATTCCAGTACTTACACTGTTACAAGTTTGCATTCATGCTGCTACCACTTTAAGTCTCTACCCTTTATCCACTGCTTTAATCTAACAAATTTTACTGCTTTTCCATTACGTTAATAGCCTGGTAAAACCAACCGGATTACGGGAGCTCAACATTCTtttttgctctctgtatcagtctggactctgtggcGCCCCTAAACACTTTCAGTGAGCGGGATTATAGCTAGGGGGGTTTCATCACAACACAgtattatattgattctttgaAAAATTAtacgatatttgctgatattacaaaagccctttttaaatagaaattgtgcagatttgcaggaaagtccaatcagtcttcgttcagcattggcagtataaaaacaaaatagcgtgcggcaaaatgccgcctgcctacttttgttcatacacaatgtgcctttttcgtggcaatggggggcgtgaggaagtaacaaaacgtgtagctcagcgtgtgatgtaaacagtgacgtactccgagggaagccgcggctggtcagtccttcggcgattctctcataagttggcctgtccttcaccatccccgtcatctgacggttaatggcctcttcgtttgcgagggcaaggagggcgtgcaattccttgtctccccaattgctcatctttacagtgtctgtcaggtttgcatttccttcttgctactagctgctcgctaattcctgctatcagcggtttcctgtttatccaccaccagtgggtcgcacatgcgACGTCATCAatagctcctcccacaagtcttcaacagcccctcccgtggtgaAAGGGctccttgttctttttaaaccaaaaaggttccgccaatatgactacccctacgaggcagaaaattgggcacctcggatcaactcgtcAATCGGCTCTGTGTgttaaacgctcgcagcttgctggcaaaatggcccaacattcgcggaaaatctggcagtgtaaaaggggctacagtcTGCCACAaaatgattttgatttgatgcGATTTAGTGGCCTGCGATCAATATGAGACAGTATTATCTGCCCATTTACGCACATAAATTAGATAAAGTAAATAACTGTAACCGCTTAAGTGCAGTGAAGTTTATTTTatactgactccactaacataaaaacagaaaaagcacATGGGATAGGTTAGCCTTCAGAGCTTTCTGCCATAAAGACTTTTTTCTGAAAGAAATCTTttgattttaacccaaaccatcatcttttccCTAAAACCTCAGGTctatctggcttaaagccctgaaggcaaccttctcccaacagccataaaacatggattaacagcAACATCATTCAACTGAAGTATAATATTCAGCTCAGTagtaactgtcaaggttcatagACATGTCAGTTGCTTTTTGCTCGTCACacattattagcttaagcatgtttacattgcataaattagcctagcggctagctgACTTTTCCCCCCTCTACTtatagcttaacaaattacatataatgttattatttggtttaagtcactgcatctcctgacagaacacATGTTTGAATTTCATCCTACATGCCTGTTTTTTTAGccaaacattgttgaaacagagcagctaatgttgtgAGGAGTTATATTAAAGGCAATATCTGTCGATACGGATGACTTGCTGACATTATCGTGCATCCATAATAACTATTCCAGCTGTATATCCATATTTTaagcaagctaacgttatttCAACTGCTTCAGTACTTTTAGCAAACTGTTCCAACCATTTTTCCAACacctttagctaacgttaaataTTTCAACTTCTCTGCTCACTTGCAAGCTAGTTTTCAAGCACTCTCAActgacctttttcacagcagacattttgacttgtcacagtaggACAAGCAAAGTGAAACTGAACCATTAACCATATCTCATTTCCattaagtgtcccagtaagctgTTCCAGTGAACCAGCATGAGTATTAACAGGGCGTCCCTTAAGTGGAACGCAGCTGTCATTACTGTTATACAGCATCTCTTACAACATGTGGTGTTAAGGTTTTACATCTGACTCATGTTGATGGGCAGCTTACTGGTTATACAGTAGAATGCAACCAGTATAACCATTAATTtgactgtttatttttgtccccaacacaaatatgcagttttttatttttaattaaatcacaGTTTGTATTTGTAGCTGAGTTTAACAGGAGGACACCCTGGGGTACAAATACTGGTGTGTCACTGCGTACATACACTACATAGTACTACTTTTAGCTTTGACTCATTTTACAGTCACCACTGTCCGGGGACACACCCAGGATACGTCCATTGTATGCTAGGAATGGGGGGGGGGaatgatacagcatagtattgcgaagtttttgtgtggcaatattgtgtCACCACACCGTGCCAAGTATTGATTATTAagatgacaaatacaaattaaacttcatCATTTGCCTTtgcagtccactagatacattttgatGCTTCCAAAAAAGTGAGATAAACAGACTTTATCTTAtatgataaaacagatgttgacaaagttttcctttg includes:
- the rnf217 gene encoding E3 ubiquitin-protein ligase RNF217 yields the protein MGRATSGMEDDGPITDACNMPSFISSLEEGRAKLSRNLPTETSLTDGKVERSVRDLSRRVSRSNSRLSLDGGERESEERSSEEEKDAKGNNNNNCNSGGGERRRASAVEILRRNFGVSKSPSVYLNTNSRSNGGAEHEPREGAVTNDVSNGYESECSECKKSEREPGDAGTKNEPTSSDLTSDVQGVEFLTCHRHHKCDSDVNTTTLDESFNSKEHIYCTVYCIANDSLRTDVEITDDETIPCDAPEMDLEPGQDAGSSPEPVLYTLDDLVDPFGNITHRFSMPEQAGAETALQSCRVCLEEKTIAPLPCCRKAVCDECLKLYVSPQVRVAKTYIICPIPECSGYLEEGVVISHLASEDVAKYRYFLELSQLDSSTKPCPQCSHFTSLKGHNPSRSEHKYKIQCSNCQFVWCFKCHAPWHNGVKCRDYRKGDKLLRSWASVIEHGQRNAQKCPQCKIHIQRTEGCDHMTCTQCNTNFCYRCGERYRHLRFFGDHTSNLSVFGCKFRYLPDKPHLRRLIRGSVCATKVLIAPVVILLVMVLGSLALVIGFVVFPVYYVCKRRKKQRTQGSGRWI